The Oryza glaberrima chromosome 9, OglaRS2, whole genome shotgun sequence genome includes a window with the following:
- the LOC127785304 gene encoding cysteine--tRNA ligase CPS1 homolog, chloroplastic/mitochondrial — translation MAAAAAAARRAVGLLPLLLSSPSRARLPHCQALALTPPLLRPHRLYSHSPKPSSSAAFSASASASASNGAPAGRARELHLYNTKSRRKELFQPRVPGGEVGMYVCGVTPYDDSHIGHARAYVAFDVLYRYLRYLDHKVRYVRNFTDIDDKIIARANQLGEDPFSLSKRYSDDFLSDMANLHCLPPSVEPRVSDHIDQIINMIKQIIDNDCAYAIGGDVYFSVENFPEYGDLSGRKLDDNRAGERVAVDERKKNPADFALWKAAKDGEPCWDSPWGPGRPGWHIECSAMSAHYLGHSFDIHGGGEDLIFPHHENEIAQSRAACCDSSINYWIHNGFVNVNSQKMSKSLGNFVTIRKVTELYHPLALRMFLLGTHYRSPINYTIEQLNVASDRLYYTYQTLQDCEESCQQHQSKAGDPLPANTTNCIQKLHDEFETSMSDDLHTSVALAAISEPLKVMNDLLHTRKGKKQEKRLESLSAMEEKIRMVLSVLGLLPSSYYEALQQLREKALRRASMTEEQVLQKIEERTSARKAKQYEKSDEIRKELAAVGIALMDGPDGTTWRPSAPLSEQGVVAST, via the exons atggcggcggcggcggcggcggcgaggcgcgccgttggcctcctccctctcctcctctcctcgccgtcgcgaGCTCGCCTACCGCACTGCCAAGCGCTTGCCCTGACCCCTCCTCTGCTTCGCCCCCACCGCCTCTACTCCCACTCCCCCAAGCCCTCGTCGTCCGCCGCGTtttccgcctccgcctccgcctcggcctcgaATGGCGCGCCTGCGGGGAGAGCCCGGGAGCTGCACCTCTACAACACCAAGTCGCGGAGGAAGGAGCTCTTCCAGCCCCGGGTGCCCGGCGGGGAGGTCGGCATGTACGTCTGCGGCGTCACCCCCTATGACGACAGCCAcatcggccacgcccgcgcctACGTCGCCTTCGACGTCCTCTACAG GTACTTGCGTTATTTGGACCATAAAGTGCGCTATGTTCGGAATTTTACTGACATTGATGACAAG ATAATTGCAAGAGCAAATCAATTGGGAGAAGATCCTTTTAGCTTAAGCAAAAGGTACTCTGATGACTTCCTATCAGACATGGCTAATCTTCATTGTTTACCACCATCTGTGGAGCCTCGTGTTTCAGACCACATCGATCAGATTATAAACATGATTAAACAG atCATTGATAATGATTGTGCATATGCAATTGGTGGGGATGTTTATTTCTCTGTTGAAAATTTCCCTGAATATGGGGATTTATCTGGTCGAAAATTAGATGATAATAGAGCTGGTGAAAGGGTTGCTGTTGATGAGAGGAAGAAGAACCCAGCTGATTTTGCTCTGTGGAAG GCTGCAAAAGATGGGGAGCCATGTTGGGATAGCCCTTGGGGCCCTGGAAGGCCAGGATGGCACATAGAATGCAGTGCTATGAGTGCACATTACTTGGGCCACTCTTTCGACATACATGGCGGTGGGGAGGACCTGATCTTTCCACACCATGAAAATGAAATTGCTCAGAGCCGTGCAGCATGTTGTGACAGCAGCATAAATTACTGGATACACAATGGCTTTGTCAATGTAAACAGCCAGAAAATGTCAAAATCGCTGGGCAACTTTGTCACTATACGCAAA GTTACGGAACTGTACCACCCACTTGCTTTGAGGATGTTTTTACTTGGTACACACTACAGGTCCCCGATCAACTATACCATAGAACAGCTTAATGTTGCATCAGACAGACTGTACTACACTTACCAG ACACTACAAGATTGTGAAGAAAGTTGTCAACAGCACCAAAGCAAGGCTGGAGATCCATTACCTGCTAATACTACAAATTGTATCCAGAAGCTTCATGATGAATTTGAGACTTCAATGTCTGATGATCTTCACACTTCAGTAGCACTGGCTGCTATTTCTGAGCCACTAAAAGTTATGAATGACTTACTGCACACTCGTAAG GGAAAGAAGCAGGAAAAACGGTTGGAATCACTTTCTGCTATGGAAGAGAAAATAAGGATGGTGCTTTCTGTCCTAGGGCTACTGCCATCAAGCTATTATGAG GCTCTACAGCAGCTGCGGGAAAAAGCACTTAGAAGAGCTTCCATGACAGAGGAACAGGTGCTTCAGAAAATTGAAGAAAGGACTTCAGCAAGAAAGGCAAAACAGTATGAAAAATCCGATGAAATCAGAAAAGAATTGGCTGCTGTTGGAATTGCCCTCATGGACGGTCCTGACGGAACAACTTGGAGGCCATCTGCACCTCTTTCTGAGCAAGGGGTGGTTGCCAGTACATGA